One Rhizobiales bacterium GAS188 DNA window includes the following coding sequences:
- a CDS encoding Uncharacterized conserved protein, DUF2252 family, which produces MSKSRKTEDTDAVERIAVFNTKWDSRLLPRKFDAMAHDASSFLRATAHLFFDRLVQITLPPSPLVFGCGDLHLENFGSYSGENRLTYFDQNDFDEAALMPAGVEMVRFLASIIVTIRLHEPDDLDPKRQAKQALDAYAAALAGGKPGWIERELARGPVADLLSGLAGRSHRDQLDLFSRVGRHGRRKLLRDGRRSFPLPKESEPLEAQIKATLAAIGKERGERGFWKLRDLAGRIAGKGSLGRPRYVALVKGHGDPDGNFLIDIKSAWPPAALAAVEAPQPVFADAAERVVFVQRLAQARSPAFLQTALLANQPFILRELQPAEDRLAIEALVERPKRLSLAIETLSRIAAWDQLRGCGRRGAAGAEELIAFGAEEHWRRELLEAAAECAAEVERDYASFEAAWRKRDSRLTALIGTR; this is translated from the coding sequence ATGAGCAAGTCCCGCAAGACCGAGGACACCGACGCCGTCGAGCGCATCGCCGTCTTCAACACGAAATGGGACAGCCGGCTGTTGCCGCGCAAATTCGACGCGATGGCGCATGACGCCTCTTCCTTCCTGCGGGCGACCGCGCATCTCTTCTTCGACCGCCTGGTGCAGATCACCTTGCCGCCCTCCCCGCTGGTCTTCGGCTGCGGCGACCTGCATTTGGAGAATTTCGGCTCTTATTCGGGCGAGAACCGCCTCACCTATTTCGACCAGAACGATTTCGACGAAGCCGCGCTGATGCCGGCAGGAGTCGAGATGGTGCGCTTCCTGGCGAGCATCATCGTCACCATCCGCCTGCACGAGCCCGACGATCTCGATCCGAAGCGCCAGGCGAAGCAGGCGCTCGACGCCTATGCGGCAGCGCTCGCCGGCGGCAAGCCCGGCTGGATCGAGCGGGAGCTGGCGCGCGGGCCGGTCGCCGATCTCTTGTCGGGGCTCGCCGGACGCTCGCATCGCGATCAGCTCGATTTGTTCAGCCGCGTCGGGCGGCACGGACGCCGCAAGCTCCTGCGCGACGGCCGGCGCAGCTTTCCGCTGCCGAAGGAGAGCGAGCCGCTCGAGGCGCAGATCAAGGCGACGCTTGCGGCAATCGGCAAGGAGCGCGGCGAGCGGGGCTTCTGGAAGCTGCGCGATCTTGCCGGGCGCATAGCCGGCAAGGGCAGCCTCGGCCGGCCGCGCTACGTCGCCCTGGTGAAGGGGCATGGGGATCCGGACGGCAATTTCCTCATCGACATCAAATCGGCCTGGCCGCCGGCAGCGCTCGCGGCGGTGGAGGCGCCTCAGCCCGTCTTCGCCGATGCGGCCGAACGCGTCGTCTTCGTGCAACGTCTGGCGCAGGCGCGCTCGCCGGCCTTCCTGCAAACCGCGCTGCTCGCGAATCAGCCTTTCATCCTGCGCGAATTGCAACCGGCCGAAGACCGCCTGGCGATCGAGGCGCTGGTGGAACGCCCCAAACGGCTGAGCCTCGCCATTGAAACGCTCTCCCGCATCGCCGCCTGGGACCAGCTGCGCGGCTGCGGCCGCCGAGGCGCGGCCGGCGCCGAGGAGTTGATCGCCTTCGGCGCCGAAGAGCATTGGCGGCGCGAGCTTCTGGAGGCTGCGGCCGAATGCGCCGCCGAGGTCGAGCGCGATTATGCAAGCTTCGAGGCGGCCTGGCGTAAGCGCGATTCGAGGCTGACGGCGCTGATCGGCACCCGTTAG